A single window of Syntrophotalea acetylenica DNA harbors:
- the amrB gene encoding AmmeMemoRadiSam system protein B, with protein MRRMPAVAGHFYPADAESLRSMVSGFIGKSAPSRPAIGVMVPHAGYVFSGSFAGKTFGQVDVPPKVLIIGPNHTGYGQSLAVFCRGSWVTPLGEVAVEESLADKIVRSYPRLCADDLAHRFEHSLEVQLPFIQIKNPQARIVPICLAPVPLHELLLLGEAIGKVLAEEPDPVLLVASSDMTHYEPGQLARQKDRMALEKICRLDPEGLYRTVSDEHISMCGVVSMVVMLAAAKCLGALKGEVVCYGNSGEVTGDQSEVVGYAGVVVE; from the coding sequence ATGCGTCGCATGCCAGCCGTTGCAGGTCATTTTTATCCCGCCGATGCCGAGAGTCTGCGTTCGATGGTAAGCGGGTTTATTGGCAAATCCGCACCATCCAGACCGGCAATAGGAGTCATGGTTCCTCATGCGGGATATGTGTTCTCGGGAAGCTTTGCCGGCAAAACATTCGGGCAGGTGGATGTCCCGCCGAAGGTTCTTATCATCGGACCCAATCATACCGGCTACGGACAATCCCTGGCGGTGTTTTGCCGGGGCAGTTGGGTAACGCCTTTGGGGGAAGTGGCCGTCGAAGAATCCCTGGCCGATAAAATTGTCCGGTCCTACCCGCGGCTATGCGCCGATGATCTTGCTCATCGTTTTGAGCATTCTCTGGAGGTCCAACTTCCTTTTATTCAGATCAAGAACCCCCAGGCCCGGATAGTGCCCATCTGCCTTGCCCCCGTCCCGCTGCATGAACTGTTATTGCTCGGTGAGGCCATAGGGAAGGTACTGGCAGAGGAGCCGGATCCCGTTCTGCTGGTGGCCAGTTCTGATATGACCCATTACGAACCCGGACAGCTCGCCAGGCAAAAAGATCGGATGGCGCTTGAAAAAATCTGTCGACTGGATCCGGAAGGTTTGTATCGAACGGTAAGCGATGAACACATCAGCATGTGCGGGGTTGTTTCAATGGTGGTGATGCTTGCGGCTGCCAAATGTCTCGGAGCCCTCAAGGGTGAGGTTGTCTGCTACGGCAATTCCGGCGAAGTGACCGGCGATCAGTCCGAAGTGGTCGGCTATGCCGGAGTTGTCGTCGAATAA
- a CDS encoding GGDEF domain-containing protein, with translation MLRFTPDLQHLLDSLSDGFYYVDRQRTICFWNRTATRITGFNATQMLGTHCQDNLLRHVDGEGIHLCTERCPLVKAMEENRCVEADVYLHHQAGHRLPVRVRICPVHDASGTVVGATELFSDLSEKTGILLQLEELRRLALIDPLTGLINRTGLEREMEVRLQERYRYDWPLGVLFFDIDHFKQINDTYGHDLGDEVLRLVGNTLKSNCRPFDTFCRWGGEEFVGLLRNVDATTLCEVAERIRMLVEESFTMHNGERIGVTISIGATLGKMDDSSGSLIKRADRLMYQSKQEGRNRVTCDVA, from the coding sequence TTGCTTCGATTCACGCCCGATTTACAGCATCTGCTGGACAGCCTGTCGGACGGATTTTATTATGTCGACCGTCAGAGAACAATTTGCTTCTGGAATCGCACCGCGACCCGCATTACCGGGTTTAATGCCACGCAAATGCTCGGCACGCACTGCCAGGACAATCTTCTCAGACACGTGGATGGCGAAGGAATTCATCTCTGCACGGAGCGGTGCCCCCTGGTCAAGGCCATGGAGGAAAACCGGTGCGTCGAGGCCGATGTCTATCTCCACCACCAGGCCGGGCACCGTCTGCCGGTAAGGGTGCGCATCTGCCCGGTCCATGATGCCAGCGGCACGGTTGTGGGCGCGACGGAGCTGTTCTCCGATCTGAGCGAAAAAACCGGCATTCTGCTGCAACTGGAAGAATTGCGCCGCCTGGCCCTGATCGACCCCTTGACCGGCCTGATCAACCGCACGGGACTGGAACGGGAAATGGAAGTCCGCCTTCAGGAACGTTATCGCTATGACTGGCCGCTTGGAGTGCTGTTTTTCGACATCGACCATTTCAAGCAGATCAACGATACGTACGGACACGATTTAGGGGATGAGGTACTCAGGCTTGTAGGCAACACCCTGAAGAGCAACTGCCGTCCCTTCGACACCTTTTGCCGATGGGGTGGCGAAGAATTTGTCGGCCTGCTGCGCAATGTCGATGCCACAACACTGTGTGAGGTTGCCGAGCGAATCCGCATGCTGGTCGAGGAATCCTTTACCATGCACAATGGCGAGCGCATCGGCGTAACCATCAGTATCGGGGCCACATTGGGGAAAATGGATGATTCCTCGGGCAGCCTGATCAAACGCGCTGACCGCCTTATGTACCAGAGCAAGCAGGAAGGACGCAACCGGGTTACCTGTGACGTCGCCTGA
- the gltX gene encoding glutamate--tRNA ligase: MSRLRVRFAPSPTGYLHIGGARTALFNYLLARREKGVFVLRIEDTDVARSTQESVDAILQAMDWLGMHCDEGPVYQSDRFDLYRAKIDQLLTEGKAYRCYCSADDLERKREDALKEGRKPKYDGTCREGQQGTAEDRPFVVRFKAPQEGETTFVDRIKGSITFQNDELDDLIIQRTDGTPTYNFVVVVDDAEMGINLVLRGDDHINNTPRQIMLYEALGYPVPDFAHVPMILGADKSRLSKRHGATSVMAYKEMGYLPEALVNYLVRLGWSHGDQEIFSMDELIQLFNLENIGKSASVFNPEKLLWLNSHYIKTGDPERLADLLREHLAFEGIAVGEDRPLTSIVTALQDRSKTLIEMARQAVCFLVDEVNFDEAAVAKFLGEESRLPLKGLLNDLETCSDWREEALDPVFKKVLESQGLKFAKLAQPARVALTGSTNGPGICQIMQILGKEKTLDRLRNVLSRPA, translated from the coding sequence ATGTCCAGATTGCGTGTCCGTTTTGCGCCCAGCCCGACGGGCTATCTGCATATTGGCGGTGCCCGAACTGCCCTGTTCAATTATCTGCTGGCTCGCCGGGAAAAGGGCGTATTTGTACTCCGGATTGAGGATACGGATGTTGCCCGCTCAACCCAGGAATCCGTGGATGCTATCTTGCAGGCCATGGACTGGCTGGGAATGCATTGCGACGAGGGGCCTGTTTATCAGTCGGACCGCTTCGATCTGTACCGGGCTAAAATTGATCAACTGCTGACCGAAGGCAAGGCTTACCGCTGCTACTGTTCGGCAGATGATCTCGAACGCAAACGGGAAGACGCACTCAAGGAAGGGCGCAAGCCCAAATACGACGGAACCTGCCGTGAAGGGCAGCAGGGGACAGCTGAAGACCGTCCCTTTGTCGTACGTTTCAAAGCGCCCCAGGAAGGAGAGACGACCTTTGTCGATCGCATCAAGGGGAGCATTACCTTCCAGAACGATGAGCTGGACGATTTAATCATTCAGCGTACCGACGGAACGCCAACCTACAATTTTGTGGTTGTTGTGGACGACGCGGAGATGGGAATCAATCTGGTTCTGCGTGGCGACGACCATATCAACAACACGCCGAGGCAGATAATGCTGTATGAAGCCCTTGGCTACCCCGTACCCGACTTTGCCCATGTGCCGATGATTCTCGGAGCGGACAAAAGCCGGCTGTCCAAACGGCATGGCGCTACATCGGTGATGGCTTATAAAGAGATGGGATATCTGCCCGAAGCACTGGTCAATTACCTGGTGCGGTTGGGCTGGTCTCATGGCGACCAGGAAATTTTTTCCATGGATGAGCTGATCCAGTTGTTCAACCTTGAAAATATCGGAAAATCGGCCAGCGTTTTCAATCCTGAAAAACTGTTATGGCTCAACAGTCACTATATCAAGACCGGTGATCCGGAACGCCTGGCGGATCTGCTCAGGGAGCACCTTGCCTTTGAAGGAATCGCGGTTGGCGAGGACCGGCCGTTAACGTCCATCGTTACGGCACTTCAGGACCGCAGTAAAACCCTCATTGAAATGGCCCGGCAAGCGGTGTGCTTTCTGGTCGACGAGGTCAATTTTGACGAAGCTGCGGTGGCAAAATTCCTGGGAGAGGAAAGTCGCCTTCCTTTAAAAGGTCTTCTGAACGATCTTGAAACATGTTCAGATTGGCGGGAGGAGGCTCTGGATCCGGTCTTTAAAAAGGTGCTGGAGTCTCAGGGGCTCAAATTTGCAAAGCTCGCCCAACCTGCCAGGGTCGCGTTGACGGGAAGCACCAACGGGCCAGGCATCTGTCAGATCATGCAGATCCTTGGAAAGGAAAAAACCCTCGATCGCCTGCGGAATGTTCTTTCCCGACCGGCTTAA